The Breoghania sp. L-A4 sequence TTGCGGCACTAAGGCTGGAAGCAAAACGGGATAGCTTTCCTGACTGGGCTTGGAGGGCGTTCCTGGATTCTGACCGCCGGAAAACGGATGGAACGAGGTTTGTTGGACTGATAGGAGAACAACTTGCGCGTTATTCTGCGTCTCAGTTGACCTCAATAATTCGCCCCGTAGCCGAATGGATAAAAAAGTCAGCAAAGGTCCTCGCAAAAAAATATCCCGATATATTCAAGCGATTGTTCTTAAAGGCCATTGAGGTGCTGTCGCTGGAAACAGATGAAAGTACCTCATCAGTTGTTCGGAGCAACAAAGAAATCGATTGGACGATGGAGGCGATCAATTCGCCTACCGGAAAACTGGCCGAGGCACTTTTTGACGATCCACAAAAGGATGGCCTGTCAAGAGGACAAGGACTTCCTGAAGAGTGGTTGCGACTCGTACAAGGCTTGTTGGCTTTACCCGACGACCTTCATCGGCATGCCCTTGTTATTTTTGCGCATAATCTGAGTTGGTTTTTTGCCGTGGACCCGGAATGGACGTACGTCAACTTACTATCGGCCTTGGATTCAAGCGTCGAGCAGGACCGAGAGGCCTTTTGGGGAGGTTTTCTTTGGGGAGGCAAAGCCGAAGGGCGTGAGTTGTTCGAAAACCTCAAGCCGCACATGCTGCGACTTGCCGTGTCAAGTAATCTTGAACGCCGAGGTCACGCTGAGACTTTATCAGGTCTGATATTGTCTGCATGGGCATTGACCGACGATGATACGGGCGAAAAATGGGTATCCGATCAAGAATTGCGCAATGTTCTGTTAAATTCAAACGATGATGTTCGTTCTCGCATTTTGTGGCAGGCGGAACGTTGGGCCAAAGAAAAACAAGAAACTTGGGCGCCACTGTTGCTCGATCTTTTGCGCAACGTTTGGCCAAGGCAGATTGCAGCCAAATCGGGCATCGTATCCGCTCGATTGTGCGACATAGCTTTTTCCGACGAAGCACGTTTTCCAGAACTGGCGGCGGCTGTTCTACCATTGCTCACAAAAATTGACCGTGACCATTTGATGCTTCCAAACCTTCGCCGATCTCGCGACAATATTGTAGATTTGCACCCTCGCGAAACATTAGAGCTACTTCATGCTGCGCTCCCGGACAACGTTGCCGCTTGGCCCTACGGTATAGATGCAACGATTACCCGTATTGGTGAGGCCGACAGCGCCCTCAACAGCGACGAGCGACTAATTGAACTCAAGCGGAAATGGGATGCGCGCTGATAAGGCGGGACACTGAGATTACCGAAGCCAATTGTCTTCGCTCGGCCCATCTCCGCGGACACCATCTTTCAGGGCTCGCCTTCCATATGATCGAGCCAACCCGCCCCTTCCACCTCGCCCCCCCGGAACCCTTCCGCGTTCCGCGCGTTGAGGGCGGGACCCTGCGCGCTGAAGTGCGCCGGCTCTCTTCACGCGGCCCTAATGCGTTGGCCGAATGCGTTGGCGGGCGGGGCGCCGGGTTGATAGGATTGAGCGGCCCGGACGCCGCGGCGCCCGTTTGCCGATCATCTCGCCTTGCCTGCGACCCAAATCCTGGCGCGCCGTCCTGCCCATCCGGGCCGGGCGGGCCCAGCGGAGACCATGATGAACCTGAGCATCGGCTACGAACTGCAATACGACTTTCCCCAGCCGACACCGCTGATTGCGATGCTCAACGTGCATTTCTCGCGGGTCTCCGACCTGGCGCGCCCCGACAACATGATCGTTAGCCCCTCGGTGCCGGTCTCGGGCTATCGCGACGGCTTTGGCAACTGGTGCAGCCGGCTGCTCGCGCCGGCGGGGCGCATGACGATTTCCTGCGACGCGGTGATCCGCGACAGCGGCCTGCCGGATCCGGTGGCGCGCGGCGCGCACCAGCACGCGGTGGAGGATCTGCCGGAGGAAACGCTGGTGTTTCTGCTGGCCAGCCGCTTTTGCGACAGCGACCGGCTGCTGGACCTGGCGTGGAGCCTGTTCGGCGAGACGGAGCCGGGCTGGGCGCGCGTTCAGGCGGTGTGCGACTTCGTGCACAACCACATCGCCTTCGGCTACGAGCACGCGCGGGTGACGCGCTCGGCGTTCGAGGCCTATGACGACCGCCGCGGCGTCTGCCGCGACTACGCGCATCTCGCCGTCGCCTTCTGCCGCGCGCTGAACATCCCGGCGCGCTATTGCACCGGCTATCTCAGCGACCTCGGCACGCCGAGACCCCATCCGCCGGGCGATTTCGCCGCCTGGTTCGAGGCCTATCTCGGCGGTGAGTGGCACATGTTCGATCCGCGCAACAACGAGCCGCGGCTGGGCCGGGTCCTGCTGGCGCAGGGCAGGGACGCCGCGGACGTGGCGATCACCACGACCTTCGGCGTCAACACGCTTGCGGGCTTCAAGGTCTGGACCGACGAGGCCTGAGGCGCGCCCTCACTCGCCCGGAAACTGCGCGCGGCAATAGTCGGTGGCGCGGGTCTTGAAGGCTTTGTACTGGGCGTCGTTGAGGATGGCCTCCGCGCGCATGGTCTCCACCGCGCCGACGCGCTCGGTGAGGCAGGCGGCCAACTCGGGGTTGCCGGCGCCGGCGGTGGCTTGCTCGGAGGGCAGCAGGGCGGCGCGGTTGATCCAGCCAAGGGCTGAGGCCGCGAGCAGCGCCACGGCTACGGCGAGGCCGCGGGCGCGAAAGGAATCCAGGAAATGAGTGCCGTTCATGACGCGCCCGCTGCGGCTAACCGCCCGTCACCGACATGTGGCGGCCGACGGCGGGGGTCTTGCTGCGCCTGTCGATGATGAAGTCGTGGCCCTTGGGCTTGCGGCCGATGGCCTCGTCGATCGCCTGGTTGAGCAGCTCGTTGCCTTCCGAGGCCCGCAAGGGCGCGCGCAGATCGGCGCTGTCGTCCTGGCCCAGGCACATGTAGAGCATGCCGGTGCAGGTGACGCGCACCCGGTTGCAGCTTTCGCAGAAGTTGTGGGTCATCGGCGTGATGAAGCCCATGCGGCCGCCGGTCTCCTTCACGGTGACGTAGCGCGCCGGCCCGCCGGTCTTGTAGGGAATGTCCTCGAGCGTGTAGCGGTCCATGAGGCGGGCGCGCACCTGGGACAGCGGCAGATACTGGTCGGTGCGGTCGCCGTCGATCTCGCCCAGCGGCATGGTCTCGATCAGCGTCAGGTCGTAGCCCTCGCCGTGCGCCCAGGCCATCATGCCCTCGATCTCGTCCTCGTTGACGCCCTTCAGCGCCACCGCGTTGATCTTGCACTGCAGGCCGGCGGCGCGGGCCGCCTCCAGGCCCGCCATCACCTTGGGCAGGTCGCCCCAGCGGGTGATGCGCTTGAATTTCTCCTCGTCCAGCGTGTCCATGGACACGTTCACCCGGCGCACGCCGCAGTCGTAGAGCTCCTGCGCGTAGCGGGCGAGCTGCGAGCCGTTGGTGGTGACGGTGAGTTCGTCCAGCGCGCCGGTATCCAGGTGCCGGCCGAGCGAGCGGAACAGGCTCATGATGTTCTTGCGCACCAGCGGCTCGCCGCCGGTCAGCCGCAGCTTGCGCACGCCCTTGTCGATGAAGGCGGAGCACAGCCGGTCGAGTTCCTCGAGGCTGAGGACCTCGCGCTTGGGCAGGAAGGTCATGTCCTCGGCCATGCAGTAGACACAGCGGAAGTCGCAGCGGTCGGTGACGGAGACGCGCAGATAGCTGACTTCGCGGCCGAACGGATCGATCAGGGACGCAGGAGCGCCCGCCCCGGCGCCCGCCCCAGCAGCCGCGTCAGTGGCAGGGTGCACGGGAAACCCGCTGATCGGCCAATCCGCCATGAAACTCTCCCTTACGGTGGGTCCGCGCGCGCGGCCCGCTTTCTTGTCGTGATGTTGGAAGGTAATGGTTTTTTGCCAAGGAGCAAGAGTGCCCTTGAGCAAAGCTGCTGCGCATTTAAGCCCGCTTCGGGTGATCCGATGGCGCGGTGCGGTCGTATACCGGTCACGATGCGTTGATCGCCCGCCCGCCCGGTTCCGGCGATCGCCAGGAGAGAGCATGACCACCATTGTCTGGTTCCGCCAGGATCTGCGCGTCACCGACAACCCCGCGCTGACGGCGGCGGCGGACAAGGGCGCGGTGCTGCCCGTCTTCATTCTGGATGAGGGCCGCGATCCGCATCCCTTGGGCGGGGCGAGCCGCTGGTGGCTGCATCACGGGCTTGCGGCGCTCAAGACCTCGCTCGGCGGGCTGACGCTGCTGCGCGGCGATCCGCGCCTCGTGCTGCCGGATCTGGCGCGGCGCGCGGGCGCTTCGGCTGTCTTCTGGAACCGCTGCTACGAGCCCCATGCCGTGGCGCGCGACGGCGACATCAAGCATGAACTGGGGGCGGCCGGGCTGGAGGCGCGCAGCTTCAAGGCGGGCGTGCTGTTCGAGCCGTGGGAGGTGACGACGGGAGGCGGCGGGCCCTACAAGGTGTTCACGCCGTTCTGGCGCACCGCGCGCGCGCTCGAGGTGCCGCCGCCGCTGCCCCGCCCGCAGGCGCTCACGCTGGCGCGCGACGCGGACAGCGAGACGCTCGGCGAGCTTGGCCTGCTGCCCAAAGCGCCGGACTGGGCCGAAGGCTGGGACGCGCTCTGGACGCCGGGCGAGGCGAGCGCCCAGGTGCGGCTGGCGGATTTTCTCGACGACGGCTTGCGCGGCTACGCCCGGTTGCGCGACCGGCCCGACCTCCAAGGCACCTCGCGGCTGTCGGCGCATCTGCATTTCGGCGAGATCTCGCCGCGCCAGGTCTGGGCGCGCACCCGCGCGGCCATGGCGCGCGATCCGTCGCTCGGGCGGACGGTGAGAAGTTCCTCGCCGAAGTGGGCTGGCGCGAGTTCTCGCAGCATCTGATCTATCATTTCCCCAACCTGCCGTCGGAGAACTGGAAGCCGGGTTTCGACGCCTATCCCTGGCGCGAGAGTGCCGGGGATCTGGAGGCGTGGAAGAGGGACGCACCGGCTATCCCATGGTGGACGCGGGCATGCGCGAGCTCTGGGCCACCGGCACCATGCATAACCGCGTGCGCATGCTGGCGGCGAGTTTCCTGGTCAAGCACCTGCGCATCCACTGGCGTAAGGGCGAGGCGTGGTTCCGCGACACGCTGGTGGACGCGGATCTCGCCAACAACGCCGCCGGCTGGCAGTGGGTGGCCGGTTCGGGCGCCGACGCCGCGCCCTATTTCCGCATCTTCTCGCCCATCGGCCAGGGCGGAAAATTCGATCCCGACGGCGTCTATGTCCGCCGCTGGTGCCCGGAACTGGCGGCGCTTGAGACGCGCTACATCCATGCGCCCTTCGAGGCGCCGCCCGAGGCGCTGGCGGCGGCGGGCATCAAACTGGGCCGGGAGTATCCGCGCCCGATCGTCGATCACAAGGCGGCGCGCCAGGCGGCGCTTGCCGGCTACGAGGCGGTGAAAGGGGCGCACGCGGAGGCGGAGAGCGCCGCTTGACCTTTGCGTGCGCCTGCGTATCGTCGCGCCACCACAAAGGGAGATGCCCGTGAGCGACGACAAGAAGCCCTGGCCGAGCGAGCTGCGGCTGTCCAAGGACAAGAAGACACTGACGGTGGGCTTCGACAGTGGCGAGCGCTTCGCGCTCGCAGCGGAATATCTGCGCATCGCCTCACCCTCCGCGGAAGTGCAGGGGCATTCGCCCGCCCAGAAACAGACCATGCCGGGCAAGCGCGATGTCGGGATCATGAAGATCGAGCCGGTCGGCAACTACGCGGTGAAACTGATCTTCGACGACATGCACGACACCGGCATCTTTTCCTGGGACTACCTTTTGCGGCTGGGCCGCGAGTTCGAGACGATCTGGGGTGATTATCTCAAGGATCTCGAGGCCAAGGGGCTGAAGCGGGAGGGCTGAGCCGAGAGTTGCGTGAATGCAACGCTGCGGAAGCTTGGTCGCTCATGCGTTGATTTACGGATGTTTCCGGTTTATCCGCCAAAAATATTGCGATACTTCTTATTCTAACGCAGCGTCCGCGATGGTTTTCCCAAGGTTTCGTGGCTCTGCCCTGGTGACGAGCGGCCAGGCGCCGCTGTCTGCCCGGACGGCGAGTACCGGCGTTCGCATCGGCTTTCAGAGATTGATTTTGGCGGAGTGACAATCGTGAACAGGTATCTTCTTGGTGCGGCTGTATCGGCTCTGATGGCGGCCGCGGCCGGGAGCGCGCAGGCCGCGGATCCCAGCTACTCGCAGCGGGCAACTGCAACGGACTGGTCCGGATTCTATCTCGGCGTGCATGCCGGCTACGTGGATGGCCAGACCGATTGGGATCTGGGGCCAGGCGTGCCGCTTGTCGTCGAACCATCCGGCTTCGCCGGTGGCGCGCTCGTTGGCTACAATCATCAGATCGACAATTTTGTGTTCGGTCTTGAAGCTGACATTACCCTCGGCGACATTTCCGAAGGGCCGAAGAATTTCGGCGTTGTGGGCGTGCAGAGCGCGGATGTGAATTATATCGCGACCGTTCGCGGTCGGCTCGGTTATGCATTCGATACCTGGATGCCGTTTGTCACCGGAGGTGCGGGTTTCGCGGATCTCGAGATTTTCGACAGCATTGGCGGCGGACCGACCCGCGACAGTCAACTCCTGACCGGCTTCGTGGTTGGTGCGGGTGTGGAGGCCGACCTCAGCCGGCTTTTCGGCCTGCAGATCGGCGGCGGCTCGCTGACGGGCCGGGTCGAGTATATGTACGGCCAATATGGCAGCGAGCTGTTCCAGATCGGCGCCACGCCCGAAGGCGCTGACCTGGAGACGAATACGGTGCGCGCGGCACTGGTCTGGCGCTTCAGCGGTCTCAGCGCCATGTAATCAGGCTTTCCGCGCGCTCGTTCGGAGCGCACGCGCGCGGATACGGAAACAGATACGGCGGCCCTCGGGCCGCCGCATCTGTTTCGGGCGTCAGTCCTTCGTGTCCGCCGCCAACTGGTCGGCATAGGCGAGGAGCGCGTCCACGTCCGCGTGGCTGAGGATTACCTCGGCGATGGTGGCGGGCAGATCCTCAGGGCGTTCCGCGTCGCCTTCGAAGCGTATGTGGGCCGGATGCGGCGGCCGGTCGAAAAAGGTCGCGAAGCGGTTGCGCCAGTCCTCGAGCGCCTTGATCAGGATCATGAACGACGGCGTGGAACTGATGCCGCCCATGCGGGTCTGCTCGCTGACCACGTGGCAGCGCGCGCAATGGGTCTCGGCCAGGTGCCGTCCGCGCTCGCTCAGCGCCGAGGCCCGGAGCGCGCCCGTGCTCGCCAGCACGATGACGAGGGCGCCAAGGATTGCGGCACCGGTCACGCGCCATTCGTCCATGATTGCTCTCCCTTCAATCACGCCTGCGCTCCGAACAGGGAGAAATGATTGCAACAGGAATTCATCGGCGCAAGGGGCGGCCGGCAATGGCGCTGCAGATGTGTCCCAGGCGAGACACAAAAAAGCCGGCGCTGGATCACTCCAGGCCGGCTTCTTGTTCAGATCAGGACCGGCGGACTAGCGCTGGACGACGACCTTCGCGCCAACCTCAACGTTTTCATACAGATGCATGACGTCTTCGTTGGCCATGCGGATGCAGCCCGAGGAGACCGCGCCGCCGATCGTCCAGGGCTCGTTGGAGCCGTGGATGCGGTAGATGGTGGAGCCGATGTACATGGCGCGGGCGCCGAGCGGGTTGTTCGGGCCGCCTTCCATGTGGGCCGGAAGGGTCTGGCCGTTGCGGGCGGCGCGGGCGCGCATGGCCGGCGGCGGGGTCCAGCCCGGCCATTCCGCCTTGCGGCTCACGCGGTGGGTACCGGACCACTGGAACCCGTCGCGGCCAACGCCGATGCCGTACTTGCGGGCCTTGCCGTTTTCCAGCACGTGGTAGAGGCGGCGCTCGGCCGTATCGATGACAATCGTGCCCGGCGCGTAGTTGCCGTCGTAGCTGACGACTTCGCGCTTGATCGGCGACTTGCCGCTGTGGCTCAGCCTGCTGCCGTATTCGACCCAGCGCTTTGTGGTCGGATCAAAAAACTTGTTGGCGGCCGAAGCGGCCGTAACAATGGTGGTTGCCGCCACCGCGCCCGTGATCAATGCCGTCACGACCAGGAAAAACCTGCGCATCCTATTCCCCTTTGATGCCTCTTGAATGTCCGCGCCCTGCGGGACCCGTGCCTGCTGTTAACCATGTCAAGCGGCGGTTGCGATGATGTTAACGCGCGGCCGCTTTCGCAAGCTGTGATCATCATCACACGGTCGTCGAATGCATATAACGCAAGGTCTGTTGTGAATAGGCCACATTTTCGCCCGAAGCTTTCGAAACCCGCATTCATATTGAACAAAAAGTGATCACGGACGGGGCGTTATCCCGCAATTCCGCGTATGCGCGGCGAACCGGCCAAGACACGCGAACGGGCGGCGAAGTGATTCGCCGCCCGCTGGGCCGGTTCTGAAGATCTTGCGCCGCCCGGTGTCAGCCCAGATTCAGTTCCTTGAAGAAGTCGTTGCCCTTGTCATCAATGACGATGAAGGCGGGAAAGTCCTCGACCTCGATCTTCCAGATCGCTTCCATGCCGAGCTCTTCGTATTCGACACATTCCACCGACTTGATGCAGTCCTGCGCAAGACGCGCCGCCGGTCCGCCGATCGAGCCGAGATAGAACCCGCCGTGCGCCTGGCACGCGCGGCGCACCTGGGCGGAGCGGTTGCCCTTGGCGAGCATCACCATGGAGCCGCCGGCGGCCTCGAACTGGTCCACATAGGCGTCCATGCGCCCGGCCGTCGTCGGGCCGAAGGAGCCCGACGGCATGCCCTCGGGCGTCTTGGCCGGCCCGGCGTAATAGATCGGGTGGTTCTTGAAATAATCGGGCAGCGGCTCGCCCGCCTCCAGCCGCTCGCGCAGTTTCGAATGCGCCAGATCGCGCGCCACGATCAGCGGACCGGAGAGTGACAGCCGCGTCTTGATCGGGTGTTTCGTCAGCTCTCCGAGAATCTCGGTCATCGGCCGGGTGAGGTCGATCTTCACGACCGTGTCGTCGAGATGCTCGTCGGTCACTTCCGGCATGTATTTTTCCGGGTGCATCTCGAGCTGCTCGAGAAAGATGCCGTCCTTCGTGATCTTGCCGGTGGCCTGGCGGTCGGCCGAGCAGGAGACGCCGAGCCCGATGGGCAGCGAGGCGCCGTGGCGCGGCAGCCGGATGACGCGGACGTCGTGGCAGAAATATTTGCCGCCGAACTGCGCGCCGACGCCGGTCGCCTGCGTCAGCTTGTGGATCTCTTCCTCCATCTCGAGATCGCGGAAGGCGTGGCCCAGTTCCGAGCCTTGCGTCGGCAGATTGTCGAGATAGCGCGCGGAGGCCAGCTTTACGGTCTTGAGATTCATCTCGGCCGAGGTGCCGCCGATGACGATGACGAGGTGATAGGGCGGGCAGGCGGCGGTGCCGAGCGTCAGCACCTTCTCCTTCAGGAACTCGATCAGCCGGTCATGGGTGAGCAGCGACGGCGTGCCCTGGAACAGAAACGTCTTGTTGGCCGAGCCGCCGCCCTTGGCCATGAACAGGAACTTGTAGGAATCCTCGCCCTCGGCGTAGAGGTCGATCTGAGCGGGCATGTTGTTCGACGTGTTCTTTTCCTCGAACATCGACAGCGGCGCGAGCTGCGAATAACGCAGGTTCTTGTGGAAATAGGCGTCGCGCGAGCCTTCGCCCAGCGCCGCCTCGTCCGAGCCGTCGGTCCACACGCGCCGGCCCTTCTTGCCCATGACGATCGCGGTGCCGGTGTCCTGGCACATGGGGAGAACGCCATGCGCGGAAATGCTGGCGTTTTTCAGCAGATCGAAGGCCACAAACTTGTCGTTTTCGGTGGCTTCCGGATCATCGAGGATCTTGCGCAACTGCTCCAGGTGGCCGGGGCGCAGGAAATGGTTGATGTCCTTGAAGGCTTCCTCGGCGAGCAGCCGCATGCCCTCGCGCTCGACCACCAGAACCTCCTCGCCGTTGAAGCTGGCGGTGGAGACGAAGTCGGAGGTCAGCTTGCGGTAGGGCGTGGTGTCCTCCGACAGCGGATACATGGAGGAATGGGTGTAGTCCGGCGGGGTCTTCGGCTGGGCGGTCATAGTTGTGCGGCTCTCCCAAAAAGCGCGGCCAAGGGGATTGCATGCCTTTTACGCGGGATGGGGGGAAGGCCAAGGGGCGGGTGGCGCGGCGCGACATTACCAAAGATTAACAGGACAATCATCGCCGCGGCATTTAGCTGTTTCAGGGTGTTCCATCTGTGAGGCGCCTCCCATGCCCGGACTTTTCTCCCGCTACGCGACCCCTTGCTGACCGGTCTTTTCATCGTCTCGCTGGTCTCCGGCATCGCCCTGTTCTTCCACTGGGGGCAGGGGCTTTTCCACGGCATGCACGAGTGGCTGTCGATGGTGCTGATCGCGCCGTTCGTGCTGCATGTGTGGAAGAACTGGAAGCCGTTTCTCGCCTATTTCAGGCGCACGCCCATGGCCGTCGCCCTGGCGGTCTCGGTGATCGCGGCGGTGCCTTTCGCATGGCCGACATCCGGCGACGCGCCGTCGGGCAATCCCATGGTGATGGTGCTGCGGTCCGTGCAATCGAGCCCGCTCGAGGCGGTCGCGCCGGTCTTCGGGCACACGCGCGAGACGCTTGTCGCGGCGCTTGAGCAGAACGGCTACTCGGTGCCGTTGGATGCGCTCAACCTGCAGCAGGTGGCGGCCGCCAACGGCAAGTCCGATCGCGACATCGCCGGCGTGCTCGCGCACCTTAAGGATTGAGGCGCGCCCGCTGAGCTTGAGGAAAGACCCCCGAACTCTTGTTCGTCATGCTCGGGCTTGTCCAGATCACCCATAAGTTATTGAAAAGAATGGATCCTCGGCACAAGGCCGAGGATGACGATCGAGGGTATGAGCCTTGTCCGCAAGTGCCGTGCGGACCTCAGGCCCGCAGCGCTACTTCGTCGCCGCCACGATCTCGAACATCACCTTGACGCCGCCGGCGACGGTGGCTTCCGAAATATCCTTGCCGATGGCGTAGTCGCCGCGCAGCACCTCCGCCGTGCCGGAGGCGGTTGCCGTGTCGCCGTCGATCGTCAGTGTGAACGGCAGCACCATGGGCATGGCGATGTCCTTGATGGTCAGGGTGCCGATGGCCTCATAGGCGCCGTTGCCGGTGTCGATCACGTCCTGCGCCTCGAAGGTGGCTTTCGGGAAGGCGCCCGCGTTGAACCAGCCCTCACCGGGCAGCATCTGGGCGGCCTGCGCGTTGGCGCTGGTCACCGAGCCGGTGTCGATGGTGACGCGGATCTTCGCCGCCGCAAGGTCTTGGGGTCGAAGTCGATCTCGGCGTCCCAGGTCCGGAATTGGCCCGGCACCGCGGCGCCCGCCTGCGAGGCCTCGAAGGTGAGGCTGCTGTTGTCGTGATCGATCTGCCACTGGGCGGCCTGCGCGCCGGTGCTTGCCAGGCCGAGGCTGGCGGCGAGAGCGAGAATCTTCAGCATGGGGATCTCCAAAAAAGGTCACGCGCCGCGGGCGTAACGCGGCGATGTCATGCGCCGCACCGTGTCGTCGCGGGCAATCAGGTGGTGCTTGAACGCGGCAGCTATATGAAGGCCGAGCAGCGCGATCAGGCCCCAGGCGAGAAGCTCGTGCGCCTCGCGAAAGACCCCTCGACCGCCGCCTTGGAGCCCAGCGCGTCGGGGATCGGCAGATGCGGCATGGTGAGCGTGCCAAACAGCACCGTGGGGATGTTCCACGGGCTTGCCGAGACCATCGCCCAGCCGGTGAGCGGTATCGCCAGCATCAGGGCGTAGAGGCCGGTGTGGCCCAGATGCGCTGCGCGCTTTTCCCAACGCGGCATGGTGGCGGGCAGCGACGGCGAGGGGTTGGCGAACCGCCAGGCGAGCCGCAGGCCGGCCAGCGCCAGCGCCACAAACCCGAAGGACTTGTGCAACTGGTAGAGCTGGAAAGTGGCCGGGTCGGCCTGCGGCAGTTCGTGCATGTAGAGCCCGAGCCCCAGCATGCCGAGGATCAGCACGGCCATTGTCCAGTGGAACGCGATGGCGATGGCGCCGTATCCGGAAGGGCTGTTGCGCAGCATGGTCTGTCCTTGGGCGGTGGGGCGGGGACACGCCGCGGGCGCGGCGTGTCTTTCAGCGGCTTACTTCTGGTTCAGTTCCAGGTCGATGCGCACCGGGATCTCGTCGGAGACGGCGGGCACATAGGTCGACATGCCGAAGTCGCTGCGCGTCAGCGTGGTGGTGCCGACAAGGCCGATCGTCTGAACCTGGGTCGCCGGGTTCGGCGCGCTCTTGTTCACGGTGAAGGTGATGGTCACCGGCTTGGTGACGTCGAGCAGCGTGAAGTCGCCGGTGACATCGAGCGTCGTGTCGCTGGTCTTCTCCACCTTGGTGCTGGTGAACGTCGCCTTGGGGAAGGCCTCGACGTTGAAGAAGTC is a genomic window containing:
- a CDS encoding DUF971 domain-containing protein translates to MSDDKKPWPSELRLSKDKKTLTVGFDSGERFALAAEYLRIASPSAEVQGHSPAQKQTMPGKRDVGIMKIEPVGNYAVKLIFDDMHDTGIFSWDYLLRLGREFETIWGDYLKDLEAKGLKREG
- a CDS encoding DUF4405 domain-containing protein; the protein is MLTGLFIVSLVSGIALFFHWGQGLFHGMHEWLSMVLIAPFVLHVWKNWKPFLAYFRRTPMAVALAVSVIAAVPFAWPTSGDAPSGNPMVMVLRSVQSSPLEAVAPVFGHTRETLVAALEQNGYSVPLDALNLQQVAAANGKSDRDIAGVLAHLKD
- a CDS encoding L,D-transpeptidase is translated as MRRFFLVVTALITGAVAATTIVTAASAANKFFDPTTKRWVEYGSRLSHSGKSPIKREVVSYDGNYAPGTIVIDTAERRLYHVLENGKARKYGIGVGRDGFQWSGTHRVSRKAEWPGWTPPPAMRARAARNGQTLPAHMEGGPNNPLGARAMYIGSTIYRIHGSNEPWTIGGAVSSGCIRMANEDVMHLYENVEVGAKVVVQR
- a CDS encoding fumarate hydratase codes for the protein MTAQPKTPPDYTHSSMYPLSEDTTPYRKLTSDFVSTASFNGEEVLVVEREGMRLLAEEAFKDINHFLRPGHLEQLRKILDDPEATENDKFVAFDLLKNASISAHGVLPMCQDTGTAIVMGKKGRRVWTDGSDEAALGEGSRDAYFHKNLRYSQLAPLSMFEEKNTSNNMPAQIDLYAEGEDSYKFLFMAKGGGSANKTFLFQGTPSLLTHDRLIEFLKEKVLTLGTAACPPYHLVIVIGGTSAEMNLKTVKLASARYLDNLPTQGSELGHAFRDLEMEEEIHKLTQATGVGAQFGGKYFCHDVRVIRLPRHGASLPIGLGVSCSADRQATGKITKDGIFLEQLEMHPEKYMPEVTDEHLDDTVVKIDLTRPMTEILGELTKHPIKTRLSLSGPLIVARDLAHSKLRERLEAGEPLPDYFKNHPIYYAGPAKTPEGMPSGSFGPTTAGRMDAYVDQFEAAGGSMVMLAKGNRSAQVRRACQAHGGFYLGSIGGPAARLAQDCIKSVECVEYEELGMEAIWKIEVEDFPAFIVIDDKGNDFFKELNLG
- a CDS encoding outer membrane beta-barrel protein; this translates as MNRYLLGAAVSALMAAAAGSAQAADPSYSQRATATDWSGFYLGVHAGYVDGQTDWDLGPGVPLVVEPSGFAGGALVGYNHQIDNFVFGLEADITLGDISEGPKNFGVVGVQSADVNYIATVRGRLGYAFDTWMPFVTGGAGFADLEIFDSIGGGPTRDSQLLTGFVVGAGVEADLSRLFGLQIGGGSLTGRVEYMYGQYGSELFQIGATPEGADLETNTVRAALVWRFSGLSAM
- a CDS encoding transglutaminase family protein, whose translation is MNLSIGYELQYDFPQPTPLIAMLNVHFSRVSDLARPDNMIVSPSVPVSGYRDGFGNWCSRLLAPAGRMTISCDAVIRDSGLPDPVARGAHQHAVEDLPEETLVFLLASRFCDSDRLLDLAWSLFGETEPGWARVQAVCDFVHNHIAFGYEHARVTRSAFEAYDDRRGVCRDYAHLAVAFCRALNIPARYCTGYLSDLGTPRPHPPGDFAAWFEAYLGGEWHMFDPRNNEPRLGRVLLAQGRDAADVAITTTFGVNTLAGFKVWTDEA
- a CDS encoding cytochrome b/b6 domain-containing protein codes for the protein MEHPHGAVWHAHHAASADPRRAGLQGGGRGVFREAHELLAWGLIALLGLHIAAAFKHHLIARDDTVRRMTSPRYARGA
- the moaA gene encoding GTP 3',8-cyclase MoaA; the encoded protein is MADWPISGFPVHPATDAAAGAGAGAGAPASLIDPFGREVSYLRVSVTDRCDFRCVYCMAEDMTFLPKREVLSLEELDRLCSAFIDKGVRKLRLTGGEPLVRKNIMSLFRSLGRHLDTGALDELTVTTNGSQLARYAQELYDCGVRRVNVSMDTLDEEKFKRITRWGDLPKVMAGLEAARAAGLQCKINAVALKGVNEDEIEGMMAWAHGEGYDLTLIETMPLGEIDGDRTDQYLPLSQVRARLMDRYTLEDIPYKTGGPARYVTVKETGGRMGFITPMTHNFCESCNRVRVTCTGMLYMCLGQDDSADLRAPLRASEGNELLNQAIDEAIGRKPKGHDFIIDRRSKTPAVGRHMSVTGG
- a CDS encoding YceI family protein, which gives rise to MSRLSTALLAASLLTAPALLAGTASAEPVDYAIDHSHAALTFTVNHFGYSTVHGRFSDFDGTVVIDEEAPENSKVAVTIDTASLETFWDPRDEHLKTADFFNVEAFPKATFTSTKVEKTSDTTLDVTGDFTLLDVTKPVTITFTVNKSAPNPATQVQTIGLVGTTTLTRSDFGMSTYVPAVSDEIPVRIDLELNQK
- a CDS encoding YceI family protein; amino-acid sequence: MTSANAQAAQMLPGEGWFNAGAFPKATFEAQDVIDTGNGAYEAIGTLTIKDIAMPMVLPFTLTIDGDTATASGTAEVLRGDYAIGKDISEATVAGGVKVMFEIVAATK